The Ornithodoros turicata isolate Travis chromosome 9, ASM3712646v1, whole genome shotgun sequence genome includes a region encoding these proteins:
- the LOC135369156 gene encoding putative nuclease HARBI1 yields MAELYAFIADVGICEEEVIRVFRPHVDALAALSDDQFVAHFRLSKDAVREVCSAVSDDLKRLQQWRSTTLSVEQRVLMALRFYATGAFLDTIAHEEYFSTTKRPVSEAIHDVSWAIIKNLAPRYLRFPTTPDEKLAVKRGFYDIKGLPGCLGAVDGTVIAIIAPSTRDPRFVDEESEVVAAENNSDLEETDDEDWETGNDPTSETAPLGSPTSPALQ; encoded by the exons ATGGCGGAGCTCTACGCTTTCATCGCTGATGTTGGCATATGTGAAGAAGAAGTCATCCGCGTATTTCGTCCTCACGTTGACGCACTGGCGGCCCTCTCAGACGATCAGTTTGTTGCACACTTTCGGCTCTCCAAAGATGCAGTACGAGAGGTGTGCAGCGCCGTTTCGGATGACTTGAAGCGAC TGCAGCAGTGGCGCTCCACTACACTCTCCGTGGAACAGAGAGTACTAATGGCACTGAGATTCTATGCGACGGGTGCCTTCCTCGataccattgcacatgaagaaTACTTCAGCACAACAAAGCGACCCGTGTCGGAAGCAATTCATGATGTAAGCTGGGCGATCATAAAGAACCTGGCACCAAGATACCTACGTTTTCCtacaacaccagacgagaagCTTGCTGTGAAGCGTGGGTTCTACGATATAAAAGGCCTGCCTGGTTGCCTTG GTGCTGTTGATGGCACAGTCATCGCAATCATTGCGCCAAGTACTAGGGATCCACGCTTTGTCGATG AGGAGAGTGAAGTAGTAGCTGCAGAAAACAACAGCGACCTTGAGGAAACTGATGACGAGGATTGGGAAACTGGGAATGACCCTACCAGCGAGA